The Haloferax sp. Atlit-12N region TGAGCAGATGGACTGGTACCCCGAGAAGATGTTCACGCGGTACAAGAACTGGATAGAGGGGCTCCAGTGGGACTGGGCCATCTCCCGACAGCGCTCCTCGGGGATTCCGTTCCCCGTCTGGTACTGCGAGGACTGCGAGCACGTCGTCGTCGCCGACCGCGAGGACCTGCCCGTCGACCCGCTTTCGGACGACCCGCCGGTCGACGCCTGTCCCGAGTGCGGCCACGACGAGTTCGCCGCCGAGGACGACGTGTTCGACACGTGGGCCACCTCGTCGCTCACGCCCCTCATCAACGGCGGCTGGGACTGGAACCCCGAGACGGAGGAGATGGAACTCGACCGGCCCGAACTCTACCCGTTCGACATGCGCCCGCAGGGCCACGACATCATCTCCTTTTGGCTGTTCCACACGGTCGTCAAGTGCTACGAGCACACCGGCGAGGTCCCGTTCGACAGCGTCATGATAAACGGGATGGTCCTCGACGAGAACCGCGAGAAGATGTCGAAGTCCGTCGGCAACGTCGTCTCGCCCGACGAGGTCTTAGAGAAGTTCCCGGTCGACGCCGCCCGCTACTGGGCCGCCGGGAGCGCCGTCGGCGACGACCTGCCGTACCAGGAGAAGGGCCTCGTCGCGGGCGAGAAGCTCATGCGGAAGCTCTGGAACGCCTCCAAGCTCGTCGAGAGCCTCACCGAAGACGCGCCCGCCGAGTTCGACCACGACGACCTGAAGGCTATCGACCGCTGGCTTCTGGCCTCGCTGGACCGCGAACTCGAGTTCGTCACGGAGAAACTGGAGAACCGCGAGTTCTCGAAGGCGCGCGACCGCCTGCGTAGTTTCTTCTGGCACACGTTCTGTGACGACTATCTCGAAATCGCCAAACAGCGCGTCCGCGAGGGCGACGACCCCTCGGCGGCGTACACGCTCCAGACCGCCCACAAGCGGTTCCTGACCTGCTTCGCGCCCATCCTCGCGCACGTCACGGAGGAGCTATGGCGAGACATGTACGACGAGGCGAGCGTCCACGACCAGTCGTGGCCCGAACCGCTCGGCCTCGACGCCGACGTGGCGGCCGGCGAGACGGCGATGGCCGTCGTCGGCGCGCTCCGCAAGTACAAAAGCGACAACCAGCTCTCGATGAACGCCCCGGTCGACCTCGTGCAGGTGTACGGCGACATCCACGGCTTCGAGGAGGACGTGAGCGGCGTCATGCACATCGAGGAACTCGAACTCCTCGACGAGGAGCCCGAAATCGAGTCGGTCGTCACCGGCGTCGACCTCGACTACTCGCTCGTCGGCCCCGAGTACGGCGCGCAGGTCCCGGACATCGAGGCCGCGCTCGAAAGCGACGACTACGACGTCGAAGACGGCGTCATGCACGTCGCGGGCGTCGAACTCGACCCCGAGATGTTCACCATCGAGGAGTCCCGCGAGTACGTCGGCGAAGGCGACATGCTCGAAGCCGGCGACGCCATCGTCATCGTCCAGCACGCCGACTGAGGCGGTCGTTCGGTCGGTTTCGTTTTCGTTCTTTTCCCGGTAGTCGGTCGCCCAGCCGATGGCTCGTCAGTCGTCGCAGTTCGGAACCGATGTCTCGGTATCGGCCTCGGTCTCAGCTTCTGTCTCGGCCTCTGACTTGGCTTCAGCCTCAGCCTCAGCCTCAGCCTCAGCCTCAGCCTCGCCGCCGCCGTCGAAGGCGTCCAGCACCGCCGCCGCGTCTTCGACGTGGGGAACCGTCATCGGATGGTTCGCGTTCGCGTCGTCGGCGTTGACTTCCTCGGGGTCGGGGACGGTGAGTTGCATGTCCGGCCCCGTGTCCGCGTCCGTCTCGAACCGTATCGTCTCCGTGCCGAACAGGCGGTCGACGGCGTCGGTGGACACGCTGACGTCGGTGACGGCGTCGCGTTCGAGGCGGGCTTGGGGTTCGCCCAACAGCACGTCGTGAACGACGAGCACGTCGCCGTAGCACCGGAACTCGGCGGCCCCAGTGGCGAGGTAGCGGGAGGTTCCCCGGAGGGAACCGAACGCGGCGGCGAGGGCGAGCGGTGCGAGCGCGAACGTCCACGCGCCGAAGAAGACGAGCGCAGCGGCGACGCCGTAGCACCACAGCACGCCGCTGGTGACCGTGTACCGGAGGCTTCGGTAGGCCGCATCGGCGAGGGCGACCGCGCGAGCGGGCGTGGTTCGATAGGTCGGCGCTCTTTTCGGTTCCTCGACCGGAACTGGTTCTATCTCCGTCTCCTCGCTCCCGTAGAGGCGGTAGAAGACGCCTCGCTTTTCGCTCCGTTCGAGTTGGAGCGCGCGGAGGTCGTAGAGGAGTTTCAGGCCGACGAGCACCGCGAGGAACGCGACGTTATCGAACTCGACTGCGAACGGCCCGACGACGAACATCAGCAGTCCGACGGCGAACAGGAGTTTGAACGGGGGGAGGAGCACCGACCGAGGGGAGTGGTCGCGGTAGCCACCCGCCCCGAAGTAGCCGGTGATTGTTTCGACGCCCCGTCCGACGAACACGCCCACGCCGCCCAGAAGGATTTGCCCGGCGACCTCCTCGGTGACGACCGGGTCGGTCAGGCTGAACGTGAGGAACGCGACGCCGAGTTCGAGCGGGACGAGCAGGAACGCCGAGATGAGGAACGTCGGGACGTTCCGCGGGTAACACGGTGGGAGCGGTCCGGGGAGCGAGACCGACCCTCTCTTGGCCTGTAACGGGCCGAACAGTCGGTCGCCGTCGCCGATGGCGTTGTTGGGGCGCTTGGCCGCGAAGGGTATCTTCACGAGCGTCCAGCACAGCACGGCGGCGATTTCGGCGACGAACACGCCGAAGAGCACGGTCGGGGACCACCCGAGGAACAGGACGCCGACCGGCGCGACGGCGTTCGAGGCGAGGACCGCGAGCACGCCGGAGTCGCGAGTGGAAGGAGGGCGCACGTTTTGTCAAGCGACTGGATGGAAAATTAGTGTTCGGTTCGACACCGATACGCGGGCGGTTGGTTGTCGCAGTAGGTGGTCGTCGCGGACGACGCTACAGCCCCGACCCGACGGCGTCGGCCACGTCGTCGAAGCCGTCGCAGTCGAGCAGGTCGAGGAGGCCGCGGTTGATGTCGCGGGCGATAGACGGGCCTTCGTAAATCATGCCCGTGTAGAGTTGGACCATCTCGGCCCCGGCGCGAATCTTCCGATAGGCGCTTTCGGCGTCCGAGACGCCGCCGACGCCGACGATGGGCACGTCGGTCCGATCGGCGATGAAGCGAATCATGTTCGTGGCCTCGGCCTCGATGGGTTTCCCGGAGAGGCCGCCGCGTTCGGCACGGTTCGGGTTCCGCAGGGTGTCGGGCCGCGAGGTGGTCGTGTTGCTGGCGATGATGCCGTCGAGACCGAGTTCGTCGACGACTTCGAGCGCGTCCTCAACGGCGGGGTCCGGGAGGTCCGGCGAGAGTTTCACGAGAAGCGGGTCGGCGCCGGCGTCGACGAGCGTCCCGAGAATCGCTTCGAGCGAGTCGCGGTTCTGCAGGTCGCGGAAGCCCTCGCTGTTGGGACACGAGACGTTGACGACGAAGTAGTCCGCGCCGTCGGCGACGCGTTCGTAGGTGTAGCGGTAGTCGTCGGGGGCCTCCTCGGTGGGCGTCACCTCCGAGAGCGCGAGGTTGACGCCGACTGGGATGTCCGGGTGGGGTCCGGCGGCGAGGCGTTCTCCGACCGCGTCCGCGCCCTCGTTGTTGAGGCCCATGCGGTTGATGAGCGCCTCGTCTTCGGGGAGGCGGAACATCCGGGGGCGCGGGTTTCCGGGCTGGGGTTCTGCGGTGACGCCGCCGACTTCCACGTGGCCGAAGCCGAGCGCCGAAAGAACGGTGGGTATCTCGGCGTTCTTGTCGAATCCGGCCGCGACGCCGACTGGGTTCGGGAAGTCGAGGCCGAACGCGTTCGTCGCGAGTCGGGAGTCATTTACGCGGTAGCGCCGCTCTAAGAGCGGTTCGACCGGAGTGCCGCGAGCGGTCGCGAGCAGTCCGTGGATGGTCCGGTGGGCAGTCTCCGGTGGAAACGAAAAGAGGAGTGGTTTGGCGAGGTGATAAGGGTTCATTGCTGTCTGTCGTGCCTTCCGCTGGTGACGGGTCGGTTCGAGACGATACGTATCACGCGCTCAGAAGTCGTGTTCGACCTGGTCTGGGTCCGCTTTTTGGATGATGATTTTACCGTCCCGAACGCGGACGAACACCTCGTCGCCGATCTCCATTCCGGCGACCGCGAGTTCGTCTTCGTGGAGGTTGACATGGACGTTGTGGTACTCGCCGTTCTCGTCTTTGGCGCCACTCGGACTGAGCTTCTTTTTCCGGACCATCTGGGGGTCTATCCGTTGGTTCGCCGCAGGGGATACATAAGTGTTGTCTCCGTCCTCCCGGAGAGTGGTGATTTTCGCCGGAACCCGACCGTCTCGCAGCCAAGTCCGTCGCATCGTCGACGAGGTGAGTCGGCGCGCCGAACCGGTCGAGTATATAAGTAACACGGCGTCGTCGGTCGAAATTCGTCGATATATTTATCATGCGCCATGTGGTTCATTGGCATAGAGGTGGAAAATCATGGTACGCGAGGACGGTAAGCGGAACTTCGTGCTCCGAGAGGAGGACGGTACAGAGACGAGTGTGTTTTCGGGCAGTATGCCGAGACAAGCGGCGCTCAAGGCGGCCCGACGACTCGACCCCGCCGGGTCCGAAGACGACGCGAAGTCGGACGCGGTCGAGATTCAACTCCGGGAGAAGGGGACTGACAAGGTCCACATCTTCGACGCGTGGGCGTGGAACAGCAGCGCCCCCGAGGACAAGCCCGGCTGGATGGAAGGGAAGATCACCAAAGGAAACGTTTCTAAGAAAGGAATCGAGCACCTCGACGAGTAGCGCGACCGACGTTCACATTCTTATCGTGCGCACGCACGTGTAGCACTCGAGTCGTAGTGCAGTCGATACGCCTTTCAAACAGCGCCGCCAGCGTCTGCTTGCGCGACCGACACCCGGTCAGACCG contains the following coding sequences:
- a CDS encoding non-histone chromosomal MC1 family protein, with amino-acid sequence MVREDGKRNFVLREEDGTETSVFSGSMPRQAALKAARRLDPAGSEDDAKSDAVEIQLREKGTDKVHIFDAWAWNSSAPEDKPGWMEGKITKGNVSKKGIEHLDE
- a CDS encoding DUF6498-containing protein; the protein is MRPPSTRDSGVLAVLASNAVAPVGVLFLGWSPTVLFGVFVAEIAAVLCWTLVKIPFAAKRPNNAIGDGDRLFGPLQAKRGSVSLPGPLPPCYPRNVPTFLISAFLLVPLELGVAFLTFSLTDPVVTEEVAGQILLGGVGVFVGRGVETITGYFGAGGYRDHSPRSVLLPPFKLLFAVGLLMFVVGPFAVEFDNVAFLAVLVGLKLLYDLRALQLERSEKRGVFYRLYGSEETEIEPVPVEEPKRAPTYRTTPARAVALADAAYRSLRYTVTSGVLWCYGVAAALVFFGAWTFALAPLALAAAFGSLRGTSRYLATGAAEFRCYGDVLVVHDVLLGEPQARLERDAVTDVSVSTDAVDRLFGTETIRFETDADTGPDMQLTVPDPEEVNADDANANHPMTVPHVEDAAAVLDAFDGGGEAEAEAEAEAEAEAKSEAETEAETEADTETSVPNCDD
- a CDS encoding valine--tRNA ligase, yielding MPSGEYDPETVEAKWQERWVDEDLYAYPERAVDPDTVFSIDSPPPTVSGSLHWGHVYGFTLQDFVARFNRMRGDEVYFPFGYDDNGIASELLTEDELGIKHQDYERREFQKLCREVTAEYEGEFTEKMQNLGISIDWDQTYQTISPEVQRVSQLSFVDLYEKGRQYRQRAPAIWCPECETAISQVETEDDEQGSHFHDIEFGVADSEESFVISTTRPELLPACVAVFVHPDDDDNAHLVGQEAEVPLFGQRVPILEDERVDLETGTGLVMCCTFGDQTDIEWYQAHDLPLRVAIDESGTMTEEADEYAGLSADEAREAIVSDLDDAGALLDKRAITHTVNVHERCGTSVEFLVKDQWYIKLLDKREEYLEAGEQMDWYPEKMFTRYKNWIEGLQWDWAISRQRSSGIPFPVWYCEDCEHVVVADREDLPVDPLSDDPPVDACPECGHDEFAAEDDVFDTWATSSLTPLINGGWDWNPETEEMELDRPELYPFDMRPQGHDIISFWLFHTVVKCYEHTGEVPFDSVMINGMVLDENREKMSKSVGNVVSPDEVLEKFPVDAARYWAAGSAVGDDLPYQEKGLVAGEKLMRKLWNASKLVESLTEDAPAEFDHDDLKAIDRWLLASLDRELEFVTEKLENREFSKARDRLRSFFWHTFCDDYLEIAKQRVREGDDPSAAYTLQTAHKRFLTCFAPILAHVTEELWRDMYDEASVHDQSWPEPLGLDADVAAGETAMAVVGALRKYKSDNQLSMNAPVDLVQVYGDIHGFEEDVSGVMHIEELELLDEEPEIESVVTGVDLDYSLVGPEYGAQVPDIEAALESDDYDVEDGVMHVAGVELDPEMFTIEESREYVGEGDMLEAGDAIVIVQHAD
- a CDS encoding quinone-dependent dihydroorotate dehydrogenase, with protein sequence MNPYHLAKPLLFSFPPETAHRTIHGLLATARGTPVEPLLERRYRVNDSRLATNAFGLDFPNPVGVAAGFDKNAEIPTVLSALGFGHVEVGGVTAEPQPGNPRPRMFRLPEDEALINRMGLNNEGADAVGERLAAGPHPDIPVGVNLALSEVTPTEEAPDDYRYTYERVADGADYFVVNVSCPNSEGFRDLQNRDSLEAILGTLVDAGADPLLVKLSPDLPDPAVEDALEVVDELGLDGIIASNTTTSRPDTLRNPNRAERGGLSGKPIEAEATNMIRFIADRTDVPIVGVGGVSDAESAYRKIRAGAEMVQLYTGMIYEGPSIARDINRGLLDLLDCDGFDDVADAVGSGL